From the genome of Metarhizium brunneum chromosome 4, complete sequence, one region includes:
- the ERP6 gene encoding Protein ERP6, whose translation MKTFLPLLSLASAAQALYFFVDGAAPKCFFEELPKDTLVVGHYSAEEYDDRVNSWQQHNGITIYISVDEVFDNNHRIVSQRGSASGRFTFTAHEAGDHKICFVPSSTSGRSAWLSAHSPNGGIKMKLDLVIGETGQIESSDKDKLQDIASRVKDLNARLHDIRREQVFQREREADFRDQSESTNARVIRWIIIQLIVIGITCAWQLSHLRSFFIKQKLT comes from the exons ATGAAGACTTTCCTGCCCCTGCTGTCGCTGGCATCCGCCGCACAGGCTCTCTACTTcttcgtcgacggcgccgcgcCAAAATGCTTTTTCGAGGAGTTGCCCAAGGATACGCTTGTCGTGGGACACTACTCTGCTGAGGAGTACGACGACCGGGTGAattcttggcagcagcatAATGGGATTACAATCTACATTTCCGTGGAT GAAGTCTTCGACAACAACCACCGCATCGTCTCCCAGCGCGGCTCCGCCTCGGGCCGCTTCACCTTCACAGCCCACGAGGCCGGCGACCATAAGATCTGCTTCGTGCCCTCGTCCACCTCTGGCCGGTCGGCATGGCTCTCGGCGCACAGccccaacggcggcatcaAGATGAAGCTCGACCTTGTTATCGGCGAGACGGGCCAGATTGAGAGcagcgacaaggacaagttgcAGGACATTGCGTCCCGCGTCAAGGACCTAAACGCCAGATTGCACGATATTCGCCGCGAGCAGGTCTTCCAGAGA GAGCGAGAAGCCGACTTCAGAGACCAGTCCGAATCTACCAACGCCCGCGTCATCCGCTGGATCATCATCCAGCTCATTGTCATCGGAATCACCTGCGCCTGGCAACTGTCACATCTCCgatccttcttcatcaagcaGAAGCTCACGTAG
- the cki1 gene encoding Casein kinase I 1, which yields MASSSSNVVGVHYRVGKKIGEGSFGVIFEGTNLLNNQQVAIKFEPRKSDAPQLRDEYRTYKILVGCPGIPNVYYFGQEGLHNILVIDLLGPSLEDLFDHCGRRFTIKTVVMVAKQMLSRVQTIHEKNLIYRDIKPDNFLIGRPGTKSSNVIHVVDFGMAKQYRDPKTKQHIPYRERKSLSGTARYMSINTHLGREQSRRDDLEALGHVFMYFLRGGLPWQGLKAATNKQKYEKIGEKKQTTAIKDLCEGFPEEFSKYLTYVRNLGFEDTPDYDYLRELFTQALKNTGEVEDGEYDWMKITKDSGKGWDSVKNHGAGYLHNPNVRPGPSQMELHSGHRPGNTNSHQQAQNLTVGRLNAAQPPPPSPIKPMGNRKDRPSGLGTTGAQRVSGVGGLRGDLGTPAGSTQAQFQNSTQNLPQRGQQQSPMVAAGQPNLRPAEPQPSGFQKFMKTICCG from the exons AtggcttcgtcgtcgtcaaacgTTGTCGGTGTGCACTACCGCGTGGGGAAGAAGATCGGAGAAGGCTCCTTTGGCGTCATCTTCGAGGGAACCAATCTGCTGAACAACCAACAAGTGGCCATCAAATTC GAACCCCGTAAAAGCGACGCTCCTCAACTCCGAGATGAGTATCGGACATACAAGATCCTCGTCGGATGCC CGGGCATCCCCAATGTCTACTAtttcggccaagaaggccttCACAATATCCTGGTTATCGACCTGCTAGGCCCGTCTCTGGAAGACCTTTTTGACCATTGCGGTCGTCGATTCACCATCAAAACTGTTGTCATGGTTGCCAAACAGATGCTGTCTCGAGTCCAGACGATCCATGAGAAAAACTTGATATATCGTGATATCAAGCCTGACAACTTCCTGATTGGCCGCCCCGGCACCAAGTCCTCCAATGTCATACACGTCGTCGACTTTGGCATGGCCAAACAATACCGTGACCCCAAAACCAAGCAGCACATCCCATACAGAGAACGAAAATCTTTATCAGGAACCGCCAGATACATGAGTATCAATACTCATTTGGGACGCGAACAATCCAGACGAGATGACCTCGAggctcttggccatgttttcATGTACTTCCTCCGGGGGGGCCTTCCCTGGCAAGGCCTGAAGGCTGCTACAAATAAACAAAAGTATGAGAAAATTGGCGAAAAGAAGCAGACTACCGCAATCAAGGATCTTTGCGAAGGCTTCCCGGAAGAATTTTCCAAGTATCTTACATACGTCCGAAACCTTGGCTTCGAAGATACCCCAGACTACGATTACCTCCGCGAGCTCTTCACTCAAGCGCTGAAGAACACGGGCGaggtcgaggatggcgagTACGATTGGATGAAAATCACCAAGGATTCGGGAAAGGGATGGGACTCGGTCAAGAACCATGGAGCTGGCTACCTCCACAACCCAAACGTCCGTCCCGGCCCTTCTCAAATGGAACTGCACAGTGGCCACCGTCCTGGAAATACCAACTCTCATCAGCAAGCACAGAATCTTACCGTCGGCCGTTTAAACGCCGCACAACCCCCTCCTCCGTCACCGATCAAACCGATGGGCAACAGGAAAGATCGGCCAAGCGGCCTCGGTACCACGGGGGCGCAGAGAGTCAGCGGCGTGGGGGGTCTCCGAGGCGATTTGGGTACACCGGCTGGCTCGACTCAAGCTCAATTCCAGAACAGCACCCAGAACCTACCGCAGAGGGGACAGCAACAGAGCCCCATGGTGGCAGCCGGCCAACCTAACCTTCGTCCTGCCGAACCTCAGCCTAGCGGTTTCCAGAAGTTCATGAAGACCATCTGCTGTGGTTAG
- the SWC4 gene encoding SWR1-complex protein 4: protein MTSSDVRDVLNLGDSSSGPRPSKKQKIGQPKPNLKGLAREVLNLGGDNPVSIIPAKNQFKKRRLGGRKPAARWELREFRNSGRDDRSLILRHWRRVDTKDLAASSGERQQQLEAQLQDGGQEKNGEKKESEAERDIEDSAFAKFNVRIQVPQYSQDQYQVSLQNEDWTKEETDYLMEMASDFDLRWPLIWDRYEYQPPATNGATDVDGDESKAIVPATRPRSMEDLKARYYEVAAKMMAAQKPVQYMTQQEYALHETMAHFNPKQEKLRKEFAMNSMSRSKEEAREEESLLLEIKRIMARSERFNEERRELYNRLDYPRAETDINPFKSSAGLQTLLQNLMSTDKSKKRKSIMGTDSPAGPGPGAAGAAQNAAAPESGKRESAAVSNAATRESTAATSTPTAASKKAQQQEKQQQQAPERRKLNSQEEAVYGVTHHDRLGSGPTFRTEKINKLFSHKSNQQQLRINNTLNELDVPAKLAMPTAATTLQYEQLLAAVNSLLDARKVSDKLDGEIKIEQAKKAEREKNQGPAAPEKETAPADSERKTDGEVKKPDNATTSGDQPESADKAAGPAGEDKDKADDVKDQQVPPAGTGDGAEESTSKSEQDQEAAAATEKVTAVEPEREKSARPGSSSGAHKRSASVLSSVSDKSAKRQKK from the coding sequence ATGACGTCCTCTGATGTGCGCGACGTTCTCAACCTGGGAGACAGTTCCTCCGGCCCGCGACCGTCTAAGAAACAGAAAATCGGGCAGCCGAAACCGAATCTCAAGGGTCTAGCCAGAGAAGTCCTCAATCTCGGAGGCGATAATCCCGTATCGATAATACCGGCCAAGAACCAATTCAAGAAGAGGCGTCTTGGGGGTCGGAAACCGGCTGCGCGATGGGAACTTCGCGAGTTCCGCAATTCAGGCCGCGATGATAGGTCATTGATTTTGCGGCATTGGCGACGGGTAGATACCAAGGATCTCGCCGCATCTAGTGGCgagcgccagcagcagctcgaggcGCAACTGCAAGATGGCGGACAGGAGAAAAAtggagagaagaaggaaagcGAGGCGGAACGAGACATAGAAGACTCGGCATTCGCCAAGTTCAACGTGAGGATCCAGGTCCCCCAATACTCGCAGGACCAATACCAAGTCTCGCTGCAAAACGAGGACTGGACAAAGGAAGAGACAGACTATTTGATGGAGATGGCAAGCGACTTTGATCTCCGTTGGCCACTTATCTGGGATCGATACGAGTATCAACCTCCCGCGACTAATGGGGCGACCGACGTGGACGGGGACGAGAGTAAGGCAATTGTCCCCGCTACGAGGCCTCGGTCAATGGAGGACCTAAAGGCTAGATACTACGAGGTTGCtgccaagatgatggccgccCAGAAACCGGTGCAGTACATGACACAGCAGGAATATGCGCTGCATGAGACCATGGCGCATTTCAACCCCAAGCAAGAGAAGCTGAGGAAGGAATTTGCAATGAATTCCATGTCGCGATCAAAGGAGGAAGCCCGAGAAGAAGAGTCGTTGTTGCTGGAAATCAAGCGGATAATGGCGAGGAGTGAGCGATTCAACGAAGAGAGGAGAGAGCTGTATAACCGGTTGGATTATCCTAGGGCCGAAACGGACATCAACCCATTCAAGTCTTCGGCTGGACTGCAGACCTTGCTGCAGAATCTTATGAGTACTGACAAgtcaaagaagagaaaatcCATCATGGGCACCGACAGCCCGGCTGGCCCAGGACCTGGCGCAGCTGGAGCGGCTCAAAATGCAGCAGCTCCAGAATCAGGTAAACGGGAGAGTGCTGCTGTGTCGAATGCTGCGACTCGTGAATCTACGGCAGCAACGTCAACACCCACCGCTGCCAGTAAGAAGGCTCAACAACaagagaagcagcagcaacaagccCCAGAGCGCAGGAAGCTCAACAGCCAGGAAGAAGCTGTATATGGCGTTACACATCACGACCGACTTGGCTCGGGACCTACGTTCCGGACCGAAAAGATCAACAAGCTCTTCTCTCATAAGTCAAACCAGCAGCAACTCCGTATTAACAACACTCTCAACGAGCTGGATGTTCCGGCTAAATTAGCAATGCCAACTGCTGCGACCACTCTGCAATATGAACAGCTCCTGGCTGCTGTCAACAGTTTATTGGACGCGCGAAAGGTATCAGACAAACTCGATGGCGAGATCAAGATCGAGCAGGCTAAGAAGGCAGAGCGAGAGAAGAACCAAGGCCCTGCTGCCCCTGAGAAAGAGACTGCTCCGGCGGACAGCGAGAGAAAGACTGACGGCGAGGTTAAGAAGCCTGATAACGCTACTACCTCCGGTGATCAGCCAGAGTCTGCGGACAAGGCTGCCGGCCCGGCTGgtgaggacaaggacaaggccgacgatgTCAAAGACCAACAAGTACCACCTGCAGGGACGGGTGACGGCGCAGAAGAGTCGACCTCCAAATCAGAACAAGACCAagaggccgccgccgccacggagAAAGTGACAGCAGTCGAGCCGGAAAGGGAAAAGAGCGCTCGGCCGGGAAGTAGCAGTGGTGCCCACAAACGAAGTGCCAGTGTATTAAGCAGCGTGAGCGACAAGAGCGCCAAACGACAGAAGAAGTGA